A stretch of Triticum aestivum cultivar Chinese Spring chromosome 1D, IWGSC CS RefSeq v2.1, whole genome shotgun sequence DNA encodes these proteins:
- the LOC123177441 gene encoding uncharacterized protein, which yields METSHIWRGALQWWDDWQLRVLVLGSLGLQWFLLLAAPMHKYALPRVLRTFIWLAYISSDPLAIYALATLFNRHAKTSNSGGDTHTVTGTGSEQQSSILEVLWSPILLIYLGGQEGMSGYEIEDNKLWGRHTVTLVSQVAVALYAFYKSWPRSNDPKLLVVAVLLFVVGVISFSQKPWALKAKARRLAAVSSGVQGPKKPSNWKERMNQFFFGASHCFTGTRKAQSNFSTNFFSYM from the coding sequence atggaGACGTCTCACATTTGGAGAGGAGCTCTGCAATGGTGGGACGATTGGCAGCTGCGCGTGCTCGTCCTGGGCAGCCTGGGCCTTCAGTGGTTCCTCCTGCTGGCTGCCCCCATGCACAAGTACGCCCTCCCGCGCGTCTTGAGGACATTCATCTGGCTGGCATATATTTCCAGTGATCCTCTGGCAATATACGCGCTGGCCACCCTCTTCAATCGCCACGCAAAGACCAGCAACTCTGGCGGTGACACTCACACTGTCACCGGGACCGGGAGCGAGCAGCAGTCGAGCATCCTGGAGGTCCTATGGTCTCCTATCCTTCTCATCTACCTCGGTGGGCAGGAGGGAATGAGTGGCTACGAGATAGAGGACAACAAGCTGTGGGGGAGGCACACCGTGACCTTGGTGTCCCAGGTGGCTGTCGCCTTGTACGCCTTCTACAAGTCGTGGCCCAGATCCAACGACCCAAAGCTATTGGTGGTCGCGGTTCTTCTCTTCGTCGTCGGGGTCATCAGCTTCAGCCAGAAGCCATGGGCTCTCAAAGCTAAAGCCAGGAGACTGGCGGCTGTATCGTCCGGGGTGCAAGGACCAAAGAAGCCTTCCAACTGGAAGGAGCGCATGAACCAGTTTTTCTTTGGGGCGAGCCACTGCTTCACCGGCACCCGGAAGGCACAaagtaatttttcaaccaatttttttagctatatgtaG
- the LOC123177428 gene encoding probable isoprenylcysteine alpha-carbonyl methylesterase ICME, giving the protein MHQPDSPASRSGTPRLRKRDSSAPNTPRAPPCGLGGVGRRTTFREDVGHAAAETYLVTRLTFILLRSLGVGSRWICQLLALLIYAVLLMPGFIRVGYYYFFSSQVLRSIVYGDQPRNRLDMYIPTDRSKPNPVVVFVTGGAWIIGYKAWGALLGRRLAEHGIIVACVDYRNFPQGTISDMVTDASEAISFICDTVASYGGDPNQIYLMGQSAGAHIAACALLEQAVKESQGEEIYWSVTQIKSYFGLSGGYNMQNLVDHFHKRGLYRSIFLSIMEGRRSLPQFSPEIIAKKLTHGAIALLPEIVLFHGTGDYSIPSSASKIFADVLKKAGAKAKVQLYRGKTHTDVFVQDPLRGGKDPLVEDVVSIIHADDADARRKYDDSAPSPERLVSEWRIMLARQISPF; this is encoded by the exons ATGCATCAGCCCGACTCCCCGGCCTCGCGCAGCGGCACCCCGCGCCTGCGCAAGCGCGACTCGTCGGCGCCCAACACCCCGCGCGCGCCCCCCTGCGGCCTCGGCGGCGTCGGGAGGCGGACCACGTTCCGTGAGGACGTCGGCCACGCAGCCGCCGAGACCTACCTCGTCACGCGCCTCACCTTCATCCTCCTCCGCTCCCTCGG GGTAGGCTCTCGGTGGATATGTCAACTTCTTGCGCTCCTAATATATGCAGTTTTACTTATGCCCGGTTTCATAAGAG TTGGGTACTATTATTTTTTCTCAAGTCAGGTTCTTAGAAGCATAGTGTATGGAGACCAACCAAGAAATAG GTTGGATATGTACATACCCACTGATCGTAGCAAACCCAATCCAGTTGTGGTATTTGTAACTGGTGGAGCTTGGATCATTGG ATACAAGGCGTGGGGTGCCCTTCTTGGAAGACGGTTAGCAGAGCATGGAATTATAGTCGCTTGCGTTGATTATAG AAATTTCCCCCAAGGAACAATAAGTGACATGGTCACTGATGCTTCTGAGGCAATTTCATTTATTTGTGATACTGTTGCTAGCTATGGAGGAGATCCTAATCA GATTTACTTGATGGGTCAATCAGCAGGAGCACATATCGCCGCATGTGCTCTCTTGGAGCAAGCAGTTAAAGAATCTCAAGGAGAAGAAATTTATTGGAGTGTTACTCAAATAAAATCATATTTTGGtttatctggagg ATACAACATGCAAAATTTGGTTGATCATTTTCATAAACGTGGTCTTTATCGTTCAATTTTTCTCAG CATAATGGAGGGAAGGAGATCATTGCCACAGTTCTCTCCGGAAATTATCGCTAAAAAATTAACTCATGGAGCCATAGCTCTACTTCCTGAGATTGTACTTTTTCATGGAACGGGAGATTACTCGATACCATCGTCTGCTAG TAAAATTTTTGCGGATGTCCTCAAAAAAGCTGGTGCAAAAGCTAAAGTACAATTGTACAGAGGAAAAACCCATACTGATGTATTTGTACAG GATCCACTTAGGGGTGGCAAAGACCCACTGGTTGAGGATGTGGTTTCTATAATCCACGCCGATGATGCAGATGCACGCCGGAAATATGATGATTCGGCACCTAGCCCTGAGCGTCTGGTTTCCGAGTGGCGGATAATGTTGGCCCGGCAAATTAGCCCATTTTGA